CTGCTGCGCAAACGCGGATGCCCCAAAATCAATCTGATGGTGCGCGAGAGCAACCGAGAGGTGATCGCCTTCTACCACCGCATCGGATACCAGCAGGATGCAGTCATCACCCTGTCCAAGCGCCTTGAGGGCGACGCTCCATCCGCATAGTCGCATCGTGTCAGCCCAACTTCGCCACCTGAGCAGGTGACCCGAACTTGACTTGATGCAACTGCGGGATTGGCTTTGCGTACCATGAAACGTGTGTTGTGCAATCTGCATCCCGGACTCATCCTTGCTGCGGCAACCCTGCTGCTCTATGCCTGCGAGCGTCGTCCCGAGGCCACACCGAGCAAACCGGGTGAGGCGCCGCGCATTTCCCTCGTCTTTCAATCCGACTGGTTTGCACAGCCTGAGTATGCAGGATTTTACCAGGCACTGGCCACTGGACGCTATGCTGACTACGGACTCGACGTGACCATCCTCGAAGGAGGACCCAATGCGGATCCCACCAAGCGCCTGCTGCTCAAGCGTTGCGACCTCATGAACATCCGCGCAGACGACGCCATCGTCGCCCACGCACGCGGTATGCCTGTACGCTTCATCGGTGTGACGATGCAGCACAACCCTCAGGGCATCCTGTCCCACGCCGAACATGCAATCACAGACTTCCGTCAGCTGGACGGACGCCGCGTGATGGTCGATGTGGGCGCTCCCTGGATTGACTACATCGAAAGCAAATACGACATCCAGCTCATCCGCATGCCACACAATTTTGGTCTGAGCCACTTCCTCAACGACCCGAAATTCATCATGCAGTGCTTTGTCACGAACGAGGCCTACTTCGTGCGCCAAAAGGGGGCTAACCCGCATGTGCTGCCCATCTGGGAAAGCGGACTGGACACCTATCGCGGCATCCTCGTGCACGCCGAAACCTGGGAGACAAAACGCCCGGCACTGGAAGCCTTTGTGCGTGCCACTCAGGAAGCCTGGCATGAATACCTGTATGAAGATCCCGCACCCGCCCATGATCTCATCGCACAGCGCAATGAACGCATGACACCCGAGTTGATGGAGTTCATCCGTCAGTCCATGCTCGACTACGGAATCGTGGACGGCAAACCCAACCACCCAGCCAATATAGGCCGACTCGAGGCCGACAAAGTTCAGTCCAATGTCGATATCCTTCACCAACTCGGCGTGATCGACAAAAAGGTTGATATTTTCGAACTTTTCCCAACGCTCGCAACTTCCAGTTTGAACGAGGTGGAGCACTGAATCGACCCTGTCGGTTGCAGTCTTTCATTTCCCACCCAACACTTCCGGGCTTTGGTGGCAGCATGTCCCGGATCTTGCATGCAACTCATGAAACCTGACATCCTGTACACGTTTGTCCTTGCCATCCTGCTGAACGCCGCGACGCAACCTGCCGCCGCACAACTCGACACCGCTGTGGCTGAGGGACCCATCACCGAACTCGAAGCCTTCATCGTTCGCGAGAGCACTGCATACGCCGCAGGTGGCATCGAGCCCCAGTCCCGCACAGTGTCGGGACTCTTCAACACCGATAAAACCATCATTGAAATCCCGCGCTCAGTGACCCTGCTCACGCCTGAGCACATGGATTTGCTGCAGATTGACGATCTGCGCTCACTCTCAAAGTTTGGGGCGGGCACACAATTGATCAACCACTACGGCGTCACGGGCACTCCCATTCTACGCGGGGCCAAGGGTGCCACCCTGCTCAACGGCATGGTGCGCAGCTTCAATCTCAACGAAATGCCGCTGTCCTTCGGCTCATCCGAAGCCCTTGACATTGTGAAGGGACCCACGCCTCCCAACATCTCTCCGACGCATGTGGGCGGATTTGTCAACCTCGTCCCCAAGCAGCCGTTCTTTGACAAACATCGCGGTTCCATCGAGTTCACACTTGGCAGTCACCAGCAGTATCGCACCCTGCTGGACTACGGGGGTCCCGTGATGCTGGGCAATCGTCCCTCCGCCTTTCGGGTCTCCCTCACCTTCAACCGGGAGGGCAGCTACTATGATCGTCTGCGCAATGATTTTGAATCGGCCTATGCCTCCATCAAGACTGACCTGACCCCCGGCATCACGGCGTTTGCGGGCTTCGAGTATTTCCACTACCAGAGCTCGGAAAATGCAGGCTGGAACCGTGTGACGCAGGACCTGATTGACAACGGCAACTACATCATTGGCGAACCCGTGAACATGGTAGATGCGAGCTTTCAAAACACCGCCCATCGCGACCTCAGCTCCTATCCTTACGGCTTTGGATTCTACAATGGAATCGAGGATTTCAACGCTTTGGTGGTGCCCACGGCCGTGGTAGACGCTGCCGTTGCAAGTGGTTCCATCAGCGCAGCCGCACGCGATGCCATGCTCAACCTCGCCGACCCCGATGACCGCGCACGTGCCTATGGC
Above is a window of Puniceicoccaceae bacterium DNA encoding:
- a CDS encoding ABC transporter substrate-binding protein, which encodes MKRVLCNLHPGLILAAATLLLYACERRPEATPSKPGEAPRISLVFQSDWFAQPEYAGFYQALATGRYADYGLDVTILEGGPNADPTKRLLLKRCDLMNIRADDAIVAHARGMPVRFIGVTMQHNPQGILSHAEHAITDFRQLDGRRVMVDVGAPWIDYIESKYDIQLIRMPHNFGLSHFLNDPKFIMQCFVTNEAYFVRQKGANPHVLPIWESGLDTYRGILVHAETWETKRPALEAFVRATQEAWHEYLYEDPAPAHDLIAQRNERMTPELMEFIRQSMLDYGIVDGKPNHPANIGRLEADKVQSNVDILHQLGVIDKKVDIFELFPTLATSSLNEVEH